One part of the Raphanus sativus cultivar WK10039 chromosome 7, ASM80110v3, whole genome shotgun sequence genome encodes these proteins:
- the LOC108818102 gene encoding 3-ketoacyl-CoA synthase 7-like, protein MESSFRFIHQFLLISQTLLSFPHLLVISACLLLIAVFAYHSFRTTSIYLIDFSCYQPPDFLRSPIANFIEHLNLSGIFDRECLDLQQKILERSGIGDYACVPVTVHEIPPHSSLSAAREETHDILFTVVQDLFSKHKIDPKTIDILVSNCSLFCPSPSITSIIINRFGMRSNVKSFSLSGMGCSAGLLSINLVKDLMKIHGGSLALVLSMEAVSPNGYKGKCKSMLIANTIFRMGGAAMLLSNRDQDKDKAKYKLQHLIRTHLGSDDESYESVMQETDEEGLVGVALSKQLVKVASKALKINVVELGPRVLPYSEQLKYIISFIKRKWGKQKMEKEIYTPNFKKAFEHFCIHAGGRAIIEGVEKHLKLEKEDGEASRSTLYRYGNTSSSSLWYEMQYLEAKGRMKKGDRVWQIGFGSGFKANSAVWKCISEIDSREKNAWSDRIHLYPVCGDASVGEAGDKTEQNSLYK, encoded by the exons ATGGAATCCAGTTTTCGTTTCATCCATCAATTTCTCCTCATCTCCCAGACCTTACTGAGCTTTCCCCACCTCCTGGTAATATCAGCCTGCCTCCTCCTCATAGCAGTCTTTGCTTACCATTCCTTCAGAACAACATCTATCTACCTCATTGACTTCTCATGTTACCAACCTCCAGACTTCTTGCGCTCCCCAATCGCCAATTTCATTGAGCATCTCAACCTATCAGGTATCTTCGATAGAGAATGCCTTGATCTCCAGCAGAAGATTCTAGAACGGTCAGGGATCGGAGATTATGCGTGCGTCCCTGTGACAGTCCACGAGATTCCACCACACTCTTCTCTCTCGGCAGCTAGAGAAGAAACTCATGACATCCTCTTCACTGTTGTGCAAGACCTTTTCTCAAAGCACAAGATAGATCCAAAGACTATCGACATCCTTGTCTCTAACTGCAGCCTGTTCTGTCCTTCTCCGTCCATAACCTCCATCATCATAAACCGTTTTGGCATGAGGAGCAACGTAAAGAGCTTCAGCTTGAGCGGGATGGGCTGCAGCGCTGGGCTTCTTTCGATAAACCTGGTCAAAGATCTAATGAAGATTCATGGTGGCTCTTTGGCGTTAGTGTTGAGCATGGAAGCAGTGAGTCCAAACGGTTACAAAGGGAAGTGCAAGTCAATGCTTATCGCCAACACCATCTTCAGAATGGGTGGAGCAGCGATGCTTCTCTCCAACAGAGATCAAGACAAGGACAAGGCCAAGTATAAACTCCAGCATCTTATCAGAACTCACCTCGGATCAGACGATGAGTCATACGAGAGTGTAATGCAGGAGACTGATGAGGAAGGACTGGTGGGAGTAGCTTTGTCTAAGCAGCTTGTGAAGGTAGCATCAAAGGCCTTGAAGATCAACGTGGTGGAGTTAGGTCCTAGGGTGTTGCCTTACTCAGAGCAGCTCAAGTACATAATCTCATTCATCAAAAGAAAATGGGGAAAGCAGAAGATGGAGAAGGAGATATACACACCTAACTTCAAGAAAGCTTTTGAGCATTTCTGTATACATGCAGGAGGAAGAGCGATAATAGAAGGTGTGGAGAAGCATCTGAAGCTGGAGAAAGAAGATGGAGAAGCGTCAAGGTCAACACTGTACCGGTATGGGAACACATCTTCGTCTTCTTTGTGGTATGAGATGCAATACCTGGAAGCTAAAGGTAGAATGAAGAAGGGAGATAGAGTTTGGCAGATTGGGTTTGGAAGTGGGTTTAAGGCTAATAGTGCTGTCTGGAAATGCATTTCGGAGATTGATTCAAGAGAGAAGAATGCATGGTCTGATAGAATCCATTTGTATCCTGTTTGTGGAGATGCATCAG TTGGTGAGGCTGGCGATAAGACCGAGCAGAACAGCTTGTACAAATGA
- the LOC108814343 gene encoding beta-glucuronosyltransferase GlcAT14A, whose product MGAEKKWLFTLFTVVFISVFLLLFLYSISAFTSNPSLPSPLRHGPHYPPSFAYYITGGRGDKDRIFRLLLAVYHPRNRYLLHLGGEATEAERVALLSDVRSVPAVSAFGNVDVLGKVDRLSENGASKTASTLHAVSILLKLDGSWSWFVELSAFDYPLLTQDDLSHVFASVNRSLNFIDHTSDLAWKESQRIKPIVVDPALYLARRTQLFTATEKRPTPDAFKIFTGSPWTVLSRSFLEYCIFGWENLPRTLLMYFNNVILSEECYFHTVICNAPEFSNTTVNGDLRYMIWDSPPKMEPHFLGVSDFDQMAQSGAAFARQFKKDDPVLDMVDREILKRGRYRVTPGAWCASRGSWWNDPCSEWDDVNVVKAGPQGKKLDETMTNFLDDLNSQTNQCK is encoded by the exons ATGGGAGCAGAGAAGAAATGGCTATTCACACTCTTCACCGTAGTATTCATCTccgtcttcctcctcctcttcctctacTCCATCTCCGCCTTCACCTCCAACCCTTCTCTCCCTTCCCCTCTCCGCCACGGCCCTCACTACCCTCCCTCTTTCGCCTACTACATAACCGGCGGCCGCGGAGACAAAGACCGGATCTTCCGGTTGCTCCTCGCGGTTTACCACCCTAGGAACCGGTACCTTCTCCATCTCGGCGGAGAAGCCACCGAGGCGGAGAGGGTCGCTCTTCTCTCCGACGTGAGGTCTGTTCCCGCCGTGAGTGCCTTTGGGAACGTTGACGTGTTGGGGAAGGTTGATCGGTTATCCGAGAACGGCGCTTCGAAAACGGCGAGTACTCTCCATGCCGTCTCCATCTTGCTGAAGCTTGATGGGTCTTGGAGTTGGTTCGTTGAGCTTAGTGCCTTTGATTATCCCCTCCTTACTCAAGACG ACCTATCTCATGTGTTTGCCTCGGTGAATAGAAGCCTCAACTTCATTGATCACACTAGTGACCTTGCTTGGAAAGA ATCTCAGAGAATCAAGCCTATTGTTGTGGATCCAGCACTCTACTTAGCTAGAAGAACACAGCTCTTCACTGCTACTGAGAAACGACCAACACCAGATGCTTTTAAAATCTTTACAG GCTCGCCGTGGACGGTACTGAGCAGGTCTTTTCTCGAATACTGCATCTTTGGCTGGGAGAACTTACCGAGAACCCTCCTCATGTATTTCAACAACGTCATCCTCTCTGAAGAATGCTACTTCCACACCGTGATCTGCAACGCCCCCGAGTTCAGTAACACGACGGTCAACGGGGACTTGCGGTACATGATATGGGACAGTCCGCCGAAGATGGAGCCGCACTTCCTCGGCGTATCCGACTTCGATCAGATGGCTCAGAGCGGAGCAGCTTTCGCTAGGCAGTTCAAGAAAGACGATCCGGTTCTTGATATGGTTGATAGAGAGATCTTGAAACGTGGGCGTTATAGGGTCACTCCTGGAGCTTGGTGCGCGAGCCGTGGTAGCTGGTGGAACGATCCTTGCTCGGAGTGGGATGATGTTAACGTGGTGAAAGCTGGACCTCAGGGTAAGAAGCTGGATGAGACGATGACGAATTTTCTTGATGATTTGAATTCGCAAACTAATCAGTGCAAGTGA
- the LOC130497924 gene encoding ethylene-responsive transcription factor ERF070-like yields the protein MKRIVRISFTDAEATDSSSSEEEAEEVSEASHARRRGKRLVKEIVINPSDSDNKLDVCKTRFKIRIPPEFLKATAAEGKKKFRGVRQRPWGKWAAEIRCGRALKGLRDRLWLGTFDTAEEAALAYDNAAVQLNGPHAPTNFSFPAENQEVKIVAGASAVARGA from the coding sequence ATGAAGCGTATCGTCAGAATCTCATTCACAGACGCAGAAGCCACCGATTCTTCTAGCAGCGAAGAAGAGGCGGAGGAGGTTTCCGAAGCATCCCACGCTCGCCGCCGTGGGAAACGGCTCGTCAAGGAGATCGTAATCAACCCTTCCGACTCCGATAACAAACTCGATGTCTGCAAAACGCGGTTCAAGATCCGGATTCCGCCGGAGTTTCTCAAGGCGACGGCGGCGGAGGGAAAGAAGAAGTTCCGTGGAGTGAGGCAGAGACCGTGGGGGAAATGGGCGGCTGAGATAAGGTGCGGCCGAGCTCTCAAGGGACTACGTGATCGTCTTTGGCTGGGTACTTTCGACACCGCCGAAGAAGCCGCTCTCGCTTATGATAACGCTGCGGTTCAGCTGAATGGTCCTCACGCGCCTACTAATTTCAGTTTCCCGGCGGAGAATCAAGAGGTCAAGATTGTGGCCGGAGCTTCCGCCGTTGCTCGTGGCGCGTGA
- the LOC108818100 gene encoding protein DETOXIFICATION 14-like, whose translation MDSAEKGLLVREEEEEVTNTKDVLLREMGRLSYIAGPMVAVNSSMYFLQIISIMMVGHLGELYLSSTAIAISFCSVTGFSLVFGLASALETLCGQAYGAKQFEKLGEHTYTGMLALFVVSIPLSVLWSYMGEILSFIGQDPQVSQEAGKFATWLIPALFGYATMQPLVKFFQAQSLILPLMISSVSSVCCHVVLCYSLVFKFGLGSVGAAIAISVSYWLNVAVLGSYMTFSSTCSKSRGKISMIVFEGMREFFQFGIPSASMICLEWWSFEFLVMLSGILPNPKLEASVLSVCLSTIFTLYQIPESLGAAASTRVANELGAGNPKKARMAVYTVMVMTGVESVLVGATVFAARNVFGYLFSSETEVVDYVRSIAPLVSLSVIFDALHAVLSGVARGSGRQDIGAYVNLAAYYLFGIPTAVVLAFRFDMRGRGLWIGITVGSFVQAVLLGLIASLTNWKQQARKARERVMGEEFEEEKVNEEERVALIS comes from the exons ATGGATTCTGCTGAGAAGGGTTTGCTCGtccgagaagaagaagaagaagtcactAACACGAAAGATGTGTTGCTCCGGGAGATGGGTAGGCTCAGTTACATCGCAGGTCCAATGGTTGCGGTGAACTCGTCCATGTACTTTCTTCAAATCATATCGATAATGATGGTTGGTCATCTCGGTGAGCTTTACCTCTCAAGCACAGCCATCGCCATTTCTTTCTGCAGCGTCACTGGTTTCAGCCTCGTC TTCGGACTTGCTAGTGCGTTAGAGACTCTGTGCGGTCAAGCTTATGGAGCTAAGCAGTTCGAGAAGCTCGGAGAACATACCTACACAGGGATGTTAGCTCTCTTCGTTGTCTCTATCCCTCTGTCTGTTCTGTGGAGTTACATGGGCGAGATACTCTCTTTCATCGGACAAGATCCTCAGGTTTCTCAAGAAGCCGGGAAGTTTGCGACCTGGCTCATACCAGCTCTCTTCGGTTACGCGACGATGCAGCCTCTGGTTAAGTTTTTCCAAGCGCAGAGTCTGATTCTACCTCTGATGATAAGCTCCGTCTCTTCCGTGTGTTGCCATGTTGTTCTCTGCTATAGTTTGGTTTTCAAGTTCGGGCTTGGAAGCGTTGGTGCAGCTATAGCCATCAGCGTTTCTTACTGGCTAAACGTGGCTGTGCTTGGATCGTACATGACGTTTTCTTCAACTTGTAGCAAGAGCCGTGGGAAGATCTCCATGATTGTATTTGAAGGGATGAGAGAGTTTTTCCAGTTTGGTATCCCATCTGCATCCATGATTTG CTTAGAGTGGTGGTCGTTTGAGTTTCTTGTGATGCTCTCTGGGATCTTACCGAACCCTAAGCTAGAAGCCTCTGTTCTCTCAGTCTG TCTATCAACAATCTTCACCTTGTACCAAATACCAGAGAGTTTAGGCGCAGCAGCAAG TACAAGAGTTGCAAACGAACTAGGAGCTGGAAACCCGAAAAAAGCTCGAATGGCGGTGTACACGGTGATGGTTATGACAGGAGTAGAATCAGTACTGGTGGGTGCAACAGTCTTTGCAGCAAGAAACGTATTCGGTTACTTGTTCAGCTCTGAAACCGAAGTTGTGGATTACGTAAGATCAATAGCTCCTCTGGTTTCTTTATCAGTCATATTCGACGCCCTTCACGCAGTTCTTTCAG GTGTGGCTAGGGGATCAGGGAGGCAAGATATTGGTGCATATGTAAACCTAGCTGCATACTATCTCTTTGGAATACCAACTGCTGTTGTATTAGCTTTTAGGTTTGACATGAGGGGAAGAGGACTCTGGATTGGTATTACAGTTGGATCATTTGTACAAGCTGTTCTGCTCGGTCTTATCGCCAGCCTCACCAACTGGAAACAACAG GCGAGAAaggcgagagagagagtgatggGTGAGGAGTTTGAAGAGGAGAAAGTTAATGAGGAAGAACGTGTAGCGCTGATCAGCTAA
- the LOC108818104 gene encoding uncharacterized protein LOC108818104, with the protein MEKRTIYSWGASIVIFVVLMIVTPTIPQSQAYHDFADQRSFFGIPNALNVISNFPFLIIGLLGLVLCFYPDDYFRFSLRGEKLGWTCFFVGVAAVAFGSSYYHLHPDDARLVWDRLPMTIAFTSIMAIFVIERIDEHKGTYSILPLLLVGLVSILYWRFFDDLRPYALVQFVPCIVIPLMAILLPPMYTHSTYWLWAAGFYLLAKVEEAADKPIYSWTHHILSGHSIKHLCAAMVPVFLTLMLAKRSVQTERISLYTTWKISWKRSRGKGSEEESFECTYSNVAVEESR; encoded by the exons ATGGAGAAGAGGACGATATACTCATGGGGAGCATCGATCGTAATCTTCGTCGTTCTCATGATCGTCACCCCGACCATCCCTCAATCTCAAGCCTATCACGATTTCGCCGATCAACGCTCCTTCTTCG GGATTCCGAATGCTCTCAACGTCATCTCCAACTTCCCTTTCCTCATCATCGGCCTCCTCGGTCTCGTCCTCTGCTTTTACCCCGATGATTACTTCAGATTCAG TTTGCGAGGTGAGAAGTTGGGATGGACTTGCTTTTTCGTCGGTGTGGCCGCTGTTGCTTTCGGATCTTCTTACTATCATCTCCACCCTGACGATGCTCGCCTCGTCTGGGATCGCCTTCCT ATGACTATTGCATTCACGTCCATCATGGCTATATTTGTGATCGAGAGGATTGATGAGCACAAGGGTACTTACTCCATCCTCCCTTTGCTTCTCGTTGGCCTTGTTAGCATTCTCTACTGGAG GTTTTTCGATGATCTTCGTCCGTATGCTTTAGTCCAGTTTGTTCCCTGCATTGTCATTCCACTTATGGCTATCCTCTTACCTCCAATGTATACACATTCCACCTATTGGCTCTGGGCTGCAG GATTCTACCTCTTAGCGAAAGTGGAAGAGGCTGCAGATAAGCCGATATATAGCTGGACGCATCATATTCTTAGTGGCCATTCTATAAAGCATTTGTGCGCTGCTATGGTCCCTGTCTTCCTTACCCTCATGCTCGCTAAAAGAAGCGTTCAAACCGAGAG GATTAGCTTGTATACGACATGGAAGATATCATGGAAGAGGAGTAGAGGGAAAGGATCAGAGGAAGAGAGCTTCGAGTGTACTTACTCCAACGTAGCAGTCGAAGAGTCTCGATAG